One segment of Spartinivicinus poritis DNA contains the following:
- a CDS encoding ABC transporter ATP-binding protein, with product MNKQLVEVPLTSNTQSVALLLQKKTHNRRVMMLEVSQLTRCYGSFKAVDNVSFTIGKGEIVGLLGHNGAGKTTIMKMLSGYLEPNQGAINIDGVDLQLDPKRVQQSLGYLPENLPVYPEMSVADYLDYAAEIKGLTNNHKIAEIKRAIQATDIGAKLLDPIAILSRGYKQRVGVAQAILGQPKLLILDEPTNGLDPTQTDHMRQLIREIAKNATVILSTHIMQEVDAICDRALIIRHGQLAVDAKLETLRSSHFLRLVTSMGNKQAKTLLEALPGLDNVEALEQKPSETVKTPVIHYRLKLTEGHSPLEVSAFIAQQIVAAEAQLYAITAEHRDLETLFREVNESPVTVQSQEVKNAA from the coding sequence GTGAATAAACAATTAGTAGAAGTGCCCTTAACATCAAATACTCAATCAGTTGCATTGTTATTGCAGAAAAAAACTCATAACAGGAGAGTAATGATGCTGGAAGTTAGCCAGTTAACCCGTTGTTATGGCAGTTTCAAAGCGGTTGATAATGTCAGTTTTACCATCGGGAAAGGTGAAATTGTCGGCTTGCTCGGTCATAACGGCGCAGGTAAAACCACTATAATGAAAATGCTAAGTGGTTACTTAGAGCCTAACCAAGGAGCCATCAATATTGATGGTGTAGATCTGCAGCTTGACCCCAAACGGGTACAACAAAGTCTGGGCTATTTACCAGAAAACCTGCCAGTTTATCCCGAAATGTCAGTAGCTGATTACCTTGACTACGCTGCGGAAATTAAAGGGTTAACCAATAACCATAAAATTGCCGAGATTAAGCGGGCAATCCAAGCGACAGATATTGGTGCTAAATTGCTTGACCCGATTGCCATTTTATCGCGGGGTTATAAGCAGCGGGTTGGAGTGGCACAAGCTATTTTAGGTCAACCGAAATTGTTGATTCTGGATGAGCCAACGAATGGTTTAGATCCCACCCAAACGGATCATATGCGACAGTTGATCCGAGAGATTGCTAAAAATGCGACGGTGATTTTATCCACTCATATCATGCAAGAAGTGGACGCCATTTGTGACCGAGCATTAATCATCCGTCATGGTCAGTTAGCGGTTGATGCAAAATTAGAAACTCTCCGCTCAAGTCATTTCTTACGGCTTGTGACGTCAATGGGTAACAAACAAGCGAAAACCCTATTGGAGGCCTTACCTGGTTTAGACAATGTCGAAGCTCTTGAGCAAAAGCCTTCAGAAACAGTCAAAACCCCGGTTATTCACTACCGTTTGAAATTGACTGAAGGTCACAGCCCATTAGAGGTGAGTGCGTTCATCGCTCAACAAATCGTCGCAGCCGAAGCTCAATTATATGCTATTACAGCAGAGCATCGTGATTTAGAAACCTTATTTAGAGAAGTCAATGAGTCGCCTGTTACCGTTCAGTCTCAGGAGGTTAAAAATGCAGCCTAA